ccAGAGAGCCAGCCGGCAGAATTcacaggaggaaaaagaaataaaagagtcGTGGGGAAAGGGTTGCCTGTAGGGTTGCCTCCAGCAAGGTGccgaaagagggaaagaaaggatgtCAGGTGAGTTAGGGGAATAGCAGCCCTCACCTATTTTGTATTCTGAACTTGGAATCTGGTATTTGGGTGTTTTTGATCCCGGATCTGGGTTTCAGAGAGGGGGGCGCATGAAAGAATCTAAGGTTGAGATGGGTCTTTGTGTCCtactccctccccctttccctctttGCTTTCTGAATCGTGAAGAAACGTCAGACGCTTTTAAAGTGTTACATCTAAAGTGAAATTgcacctctcctctctccctgggCAATGCTATCTCCCTTTCAGCCCTCCGAGTCAAATGAGTGACCCAGATACACCCCCTCAGATGACTTTCTGAGGTAAaactttgggaaaatatttttagccTGCTCATTATCTCTGTCTACCTAAGTGTGGGGAGAATAAGCCTCCTCAGAGGAGATCTGCTCAGGCTGCCCTCCCTCATCCTTTTCTGGAACATGAATTTGTACATCTGAGAGCTTTCCATTGTTTTTCAGTCCGACCGCTTTGATTCTCACcattttgttttacattcttACTCAAGACCAATTTTATCCCTTCCCCCTCGCTCCAGTCTCCTTACATTGTTAAACGTTTAAAATAATAGCACTCGTGTTGGTGGGGGAAGGGAGCAGGAAGCCaaaaaaactcatttcttctccctcccccttctgGCAAGTCTAGAGaaataatataacataatatatagATGTGATTCcttgaggtgggggtggggaatgatTGTGGGTGGTGCGGAAAATTCTGGTAGTTTCTTTGCAAAAGGTCTGAAAATACAAACCCACCCCCTGCGTGCAGTACGCATGTGCAGCAGACCTATTATGGAGGTTCgttgtgggggagggaggggaatttgagaaaaaataaatatatgtgtgagAGATTGATGGTGAGATTAGGAGAGAGGGGCGGGTGGGAGGCGAGGCTTTCGCGCAGGCTCCTCCCCCGGGCTTGAGCAGCCAggctccaccctccctccccgccTTCCCGAGATCTGAGCTGGGATGTGGGAGAGTCTGGGCTCCAGGCCAGCATTGAGTGGCTGCTGAGACAGAGGTTAGGACTTAGATTTGCTTTATTACCCTCCCTTGCCTCCCCTCGCCCGTTCTCCTTTGCCTTCCCCGCCGCGGACGTCCGTCCAAGTTCGGGAACCTCCTGctgcgcggggggggggggtagtgGAGTTCACAGGCTGTGCgggcccccacccccagctgggaGTGACCCAGGCCACTTTCCTGATCCTTCGCCAGTTGGCCTGCCCTTGCCACTGCCCCGGCAGCCTCCGTTTCCATGTTCGTGTTAACCCAAGTCCCTGGGGTTCAGGGGAGCCTGGCGTCCTCCTGACTTCCTACTACAGTTCCCCCTTCATCCCCCACCTCGGTTTTCACACCCTGGTCCTAGGCAGGCAGCCCCCTTTCACGTCCACAGCCAGTGCTAGAGTGTCCTCCTGGTTCAGCGCAAGAGGACACAGGTTGCCAGAGTTAGGAGAAAAAGTAGTGTGAAAGGAGGGAGGTGCCAGGAATTTGAGGGAATGGAAACCCAGGCCTCTGGTTGTTAATTGTGGCTAATTTTCCTTGCTGTTGAGGGAAAGAGGATTGTGTGTCCTAGAGCAAGGGTCTGGGCCAAACCCAGGCTTTCCCCTCCTGCAGCAGCTGCCTCTGCCTGGACAAGACAGGTCTGGCTGGTTAGTCTAGTGCTTAGGTGCCAGAGGCTAACAGGGGCCCAGTCTGTGTGGCATCAGTTTGTATGGCACATCGTCTTCCTGTTTAGGAGCAACACTGGCTCCCAAGCCTCAGCAGACTGGCAGGGGTCATGGAGTATAGGGTGGAGGAGACATCAGGGAAGAACCTGCCCAGGGCCACTTGACAGAGGCTTCTGGTGAGAGAGTCAGGGATCTTGACCTGCAGAAGCAGGTACAGGCTGACTCCTGGATTTGTGCCCGTGAGTGTGTGTACATTGGAGAACACAAATGCTGGGCATCTCTGTCTACCCATATCTTTGTTTCATTTGGACTCCTAGGTTGTCTGTATAGTGATGGATCAGGATGTCTGGAACAGAGAATAGAGGGGAAGAGTAAAATCAGGGGATAAAGGGTGCAGCCCCTGGGTTCTCAAGGGGAGCAAGAATATGGGAATAGATTTGGAAGCAGATTTCAAGTCATTAAGGGAATTCTGGAGATTTCCTCCTCTCTGGTTAGAATGCAGGCAGACACTATGATCCTGTGGGcaagaaatgaaaatgactgGCTGAGGATTTCTTTTCCTCTAGGACTATGTTGGGGTGACAAGATGCCGGTGATTATCCCAGGAAATGTAAATAGAGGCCTCCCTCTTGGCAAAAAGCATGTCAGCCCCCAGGGTGTTAGTGTGAGAACCCAGGTGTCCACCTTTGGCTCTCCCTTCTCAGCATCTGGCTTAGGGAGCTGCCAGCTTGTGTCTCCCCACTCCAAGTGCTGGGGTCAGGCCAGGCCAGCAGCTGGGCATGGCTTCCCCCAGTTCCTGGGCAGGATGCCAGCTGGCGAAGTgaggggaaggcaggaggagtCCTGGCGGCGACTGAAAGGACCTGCCACAGTCAGAGCCCGTGGCCTGGAGCCTGGTCCCTTGTTAgtaggaggggagagaagggagtggTTTGGCGTTCTTCCTTTCTGACCCCTGACCTCCCATTCAGAACCAGAGCATCCCAGAGTACTCAACACACTCTGTTTGCATCCAGTGAAAGGCAGCAAGGTTTGGAGGAGTTAATGCCCAGTTCCTAGAGAGTGGGACTGAGGCAGTGGGGAAGGGGGTGTGGAAGGGCCTTAGAGATTAGGAACCTAGAGGCTTATGTTTTCTGATGTTCTCTGCTCCAAAGATAAGGATGACATTCGGCTGCTGCCTTCAGCATTGGGTGTGAAGAAGAGAAAGCGAGGACccaagaaacagaaggaaaacaagCCAGGCAAACCCCGCAAACGCAAGAAACTTGTAAGTGACAGGGATTCCTAATTTTGTGGCAAGCCTCAGGGACCTTTCCCAgagaatcacattttcttttttcctgattatCCAGGTAGGGAGGTGTCCTGAAGTCAAGGAGGCTTGACCCCTTTCACACTCCCCCACACCCCATTACTTTGTATCTCTTGGATCTAGGACCCTAACCTCACTCTCTACAACCTGGTGAAGAGCCCGATAATTGTTGATGTGACTTGCCCTAACATCCAACAGAAGCAGTCTTGGAGGAAAACTGTATTGAGTTCAGACCCCTCTGTCTTCCTGGGCAATTTATTTagctccctgtgcctcagtttcttcatctgtaaagtggatcAATGAATCAGTTATTATACAATTGTTGTGGAGatggaaataaaatgtaatgtGCTAAGAACAGTTCTTGGCACATCGTAAGGatgaataaatgatatttttatttctctctctaggACAGTGAGGAAGAATTTGGCTCAGAGCGAGATGAGTACCGGGAGAAGTCAGAGAGTGGGGGTAGTGAATATGGAACTGGACCAGGTCGGAAAAGAAGACGGAAGCAccgagaaaaaaaggaaaagaagacaaagCGGAGGAAAAAGGGGGAGGGTGATGGGGGCCAAAAGGTGAGTAGGATTAGAGAGCAAGGGTGAGTAGTCAGCATTAGAGAGGCATATCTAACATCTGAGAAACAGGCATGAGCAGGAAGGGAATTCCCTGAGGCGTAGTCTGTGAGGGATAGGGTTGGACTAGAGAAGGGAGCAAGAAGCTGGTAGGTAAGTATTGAGGCATGTGTGGGGGCCCAGGAGAGAGCCCGGGGAGTGCCCACCTCACTGAAGTTCCCCCTACTCAGCAGGTGGAACAGAAGTCATCAGCAACTCTACTTCTGACCTGGGGCCTGGAGGATGTGGAGCATGTGTTCTCTGAGGAGGATTACCACACACTCACCAACTACAAAGCCTTCAGCCAGTTCATGAGGTGGGATGGAACTGGGAGTCCTCTTGAACAGACAATTTTAGGGAGGTCCTGAATCCCTCTGGAATTTGATCATTGCAAAGAAATTACTCTCCAGAGAAATTCTCAGCCCATGCTCACAAAATTTCACATCGTAATTTCAAGGCATTCTTGGACTCCTAAGTATCCCAGGATTCCAGTTAAGAATACTTCACTGAGGGGCGTGAGGGACAGAGATCATGATTCCAGTCCTAGGTTAGGGAACTGTCTAGCAACAGAATATAGTGAGTCTTTTCCTAGCCCAGCATTCCCATTTTCCCCTCTATGACTTCTTTAAACTCATTCTGGGAGATACCATCATTGTTTCAGAATTTCCCTTGGTCATTTATCGAGTCTCTGCATCTTCCTTAAGTCCCAGTAACAATGGAGAATGCTTTGCTGCCAGTGGGCCTAAGCTACAATGGCCTTCAAAGTATAGAATAGTCTTTTGGGGAAGGAGGCATTTTTAACAGAAATTATTATCCTGGAAGCAATTATGAGGTTCAGGCCCTGGTCTCATTTTGGGCAAGTAACTTAATTTATttgatcctcagtttcctcacctgtaaaataggaataataatggTTTTACTGACAGGAATCTGTGGATTTGATGGGATAGTGAGTACAAAGCCCAGTACATTTGGTATCTAGCCCCAGGATGTGTTAACTGATAGCTGTCTTTAGTAAAGTTTCACTTACCTTACTGCTAAAGATGGTGCTTTTGTTGTCACTCAGGGCCACATATGTCTTTACCAGAGCTTAACCACCCTATAGCAGAGCAGAACAATGTGGCCATCAGTGTTCCAGAAtttcctttgcttatttattaaaTCTTCATTTATCAGACTCCTTCCTACTGGAACCTTTTTTCAGGTTCCATGAGTTTAACTAGTATAATGCAGTGAATTATAGCAAGAATTAttgtgaaaatgaaatgagatgTTATATAAAAGTGTTTTAAACTGTGAAATAGTATACAGAAGTAAATCATTTGagtttatattattcttttttactttattctttttagcttctttttggctttgaaattttattttgcttttttcttactgtttttttaaacttcctttcacttatttattatttaaattgatttttttcttaatagattatatttttatcacCCAGAAATCCTACAGACTATTGATGAGGGAAGATGGCAGTATTCCTAGACCATCTGTGAAGGGTTTGAGTTCTGCTTCTATACTTACAGGCCCCTAATTGCTAAGAAGAATCCTAAGATCCCAATGTCTAAGATGATGACCATCCTTGGGGCCAAGTGGAGAGAGTTCAGCGCCAACAACCCCTTTAAGGGGTCAGCAGCTGCTGTGGctgcggcagcagcagcagcagcagcagctgtggCTGAGCAGGTGTCAGCTGCTGTCTCCTCAGCCACCCCCATAGCACCTTCTGGACCCCCTGCCCTTCCACCACCCCCTGCTGCTGATATCCAGCCCCCACCCATCCGAAGAGCCAAAACCAAAGAGGGCAAAGGTAGGAAATGCACTTATTCAACCACTGTCACTCCACCCTCCAAACTGCCTAGAACTCTTGCCTTCCCAGCCCCAGTTgctagaagaaaaacattttccagAAAGAGGGTCTTAGTGAAATCATAGCCCACAGAGTAATCCCCATGACCTTTGTTTACCAGGATGTGCTATGACTTCTGGTTTCTCTCTCCTCGTTTCTACCCTCATTCAGGTCCAGGCCATAAGAGGCGGAGTAAGAGCCCCCGAGTGCCTGATGGACGTAAGAAGCTTCGGGGAAAGAAGATGGCACCACTTAAAATCAAACTAGGGCTTCTTGGTGGCAAGAGGAAAAAGGGAGGCTCGGTGAGTGACCCCTTAGTTTCTGCTAAATACCTGGGCATCAAGGGCTAGGGTCCAGAGACAGGTCTACAAGGGAAGCTGGACCTGGGACCCCAAGGCCTGGGGAGGGGAGTGGAATTAAGTCTGCCTCACTGACAACCACCGGCAGTATGTTTTTCAGAGTGATGAGGGCCCTGAACCAGAGGCTGAGGAGTCAGACCTGGACAGTGGCAGTATCCACAGTGCTTCAGGCCGGCCTGATGGCCCTGTCCGCACCAAGAAACTAAAGAGAGGCCGgccaggaaggaaaaagaagaagggtAAGGGGTGCTTATTCTGTGTGAGTCTGTCATTCTGCCTTTTTCCCTCCttttgccatttttcttctttccaattttGACTTCTTACTCaactcttctgtgtgtgtgtgtgtgtgtgtgtgtgtgtctctctctctctccctccctccctcctccctggatacccttttttctctctcttgcttgtgctttctctctctctccccttgccTTCACTGGGGTATATGACAGTCCTGGGCTGTCCTGCAGTGGCCGGGGAGGAGGAGGTTGATGGCTACGAGACGGATCACCAGGATTACTGTGAGGTGTGCCAGCAGGGTGGGGAAATTATTCTGTGCGACACCTGCCCTCGTGCCTACCACCTCGTCTGCCTTGATCCTGAGCTTGACCGGGCTCCTGAGGGCAAATGGAGTTGCCCCCACTGTGTGAGTACCTCATGCCCCTAGGAACCCACCcacctctttttccttcttgttttcagTTATTCTTTTTCACCCCCAAATGCCTGGGCTCCTCAGTAATGGATGTCTCAGCATCCAGGATCCTAATTGGGTGCTTTCCCCCATCTCTTTGCCCCCATAGTCAAcatttttggaaattggggtgttcTATTCCTTAGTTTCCACCAGTCTTCTCTGCACTTCTAGGATTCAGGCATCCTGTTTTTGCCTCTATTCTCTAGTCTCACTCCTTAATCCTTTCCTTTATGTCTGTACTTGACCTTCTAGGAGAAGGAGGGGGTACAGTGGGAGGCcaaggaggaagatgaagaatatgaagaggagggagaggaggaaggggagaaggaggaagaggatgatcACATGGAGTACTGCCGTGTGTGCAAGGATGGTGGGGAGCTCCTGTGCTGTGACGCTTGCATATCCTCCTACCACATCCACTGCCTGAACCCTCCCCTGCCTGACATCCCCAATGGTGAATGGCTGTGTCCCCGATGCACAGTGAGTAGAACCACCTTCTTGGCATTTACCATGAGGCCTGACCCCTTTGTCCCTCTCTGGGGCCCAGATGTTTAGGTCTTCCTttctctgccccctccccttctGGCACCTTTCTTCTCCTAACAAGGGGttctttctgcctttcttctttctcatgtgTGTCCAACTTGAAGTGTCCAGTGCTGAAGGGTCGTGTGCAGAAGATCCTGCATTGGCGATGGGGGGAGCCACCTGTGGCAGTGCCAGCCCCTCAACAGGCAGATGGGAATCCAGATGTACCACCCCCCCGCCCTCTTCAAGGCAGATCTGAGCGAGAATTTTTTGTCAAGTGGGTAGGACTATCCTACTGGCACTGTTCCTGGGCCAAGGAGCTTCAGGTACAAGAGCCTTTCTTTTGCCCCTCTTCTGGGAccttgattattgccattctacTCTGGTCttccatttcctttgttttctttcattttaggcTTCTGTTCTCATATCTTTGCAACTTCCATGGTTTTCATAGGTTTCCagtcttctttctcttcattttcattaGCTTTCTTTCCTTAGAGATAAAATAGCCTTTCTTCActttatttaatttcatgttttatcAATCTCCacgattttgtgtgtgtgtgtgtgtgtgtgtgtgtgtgtgtgtgtgtgtgtgtgtgtgtgttggattcaaacccagggcctggcaaaggctaggcaagctctctacccctgagctatactaGCCCATCCACACTCTTAATAACCATATTCTCTGCCTGTGTTTTGCTCTTCCTGGCCCCACCCAGGCCCTGTCTTCTGACTATTCCAtctgttcattttatttgttctccTGCTTTGGCATTGGCTTTTTTTTGCTCATCTATTCTCTTTTAAAGTCATTCTCTTCTCCCAGCAGGCCTTTTCTCTGTCACCCTTCGTCCTCTCTGGATGTTGGAactatctcttctctttctctctgtgcaTCAGCTGGAAATCTTCCACTTGGTAATGTACCGAAACTACCAACGGAAGAACGACATGGATGAGCCTCCGCCCCTGGATTATGGCTCTGGTGAGGATGATGGGAAGAGTGACAAGCGCAAGGTGAAAGATCCACACTATGCAGAGATGGAGGAGAAGTACTATCGTTTCGGCATCAAGCCAGAGTGGATGACTGTCCATCGAATCATCAACCACAGGTGAGTCCTTGGTCTGTGGGAAGGCCAATCTGGGATATGATACTGTTCTTACTGTGGAGATGATCTTGTGTTAATGTCTGTTAATAGACTAAGTGACTGAATGAAACTTGATTACTCCTGCTAAAGCTCTAGCCTTCTGGCCTAGCTTCCTCTATGGGGTAGGAGAACCCAGGAGGAAAGTCCAGCCCAGCATTTGTCTTTGCTGTCACTAATTTCCCAATAGCATAAGAGATTCCCACATGGGTCTGGGAATGGGGGCAAGAAAATGAAACACGAGAAGCACAGTTCAtccagattctttttttcttcatagtatTTATTACTGCCTAATGTTATGTTATATATTCATTGCTGCCTTCCCAGTAGAATGTGAGCTCTCTGATAGGGtcatttgtctgttttgttcactgctggATCTAGTAcctggaacagtgcctggcacatagtagatgctcagtaaatactaATTGGAAGAATGAAGGTTGGAGGATTCTTCAGGAATATTTTGTGAAAGTTGATATTTACCTGCCATCCTAAAAGATTAGGATAGTACTTAAATCATTCTGAATTCCCTTCCTTTGGCCTGCCATTGAGGGTGAGGTGACAAATGCTTCATGTCTGTTGATACTTGTGTTTATCAGGACTTCTTGCTCTTTGtgattattttcttcctcctgttACACAGTGTGGATAAAAAAGGGAATTACCACTATCTTGTGAAATGGAGGGACTTGCCCTATGACCAGTCCACATGGGAAGAAGACGAAATGAACATTCCTGAATATGAAGACCATAAGCAAAGTTACTGGAGACATCGGTGAGGGAACCAGGTCATGGATTAGAGGGAGAGTAAGGATGGCACCTGAAAGCTAAATGAGGATGAAGTAGAGACACAGCCAAGCTAGAGTTTAGGGAAGTGGCCACCTGGGCTGGGTTGTTTGGGTGGGGTCAGAAAACAGCCAGTACAAGTAACAGAAATAAGATCTGTCCTGAGCAATAGGTAAGAAGTTGCTTGGGAGTGGAGAAGGTTAGCTTTCAGGGTGAAGTATAAAAAGTGATGGTATAGagactgggagaaaaaaatacaagaaaatctaGGTTACGAACAGTGGGTTCAGGAAAATGGGAGGGGTTTCAAGGACTAGGCCTCACTCAGACATATTCTTTTCCCAGAGAACTTATTATGGGGGAGGACCCTGCCCAACCCCGCAAgtataagaagaagaagaaggaactGCAGGGTGACGGGCCTCCCAATTCTCCTACTAATGATGTAAGTTCTCTTAGCTGGCCTTTCTCTTTTCTGGAGCCATGGTGATTGAAGTTTTTCATGGGACTCTTGACACAGCTTCCCAGGGTTTTAGCAACTTCTTTGAATAGTAGCTCTTCTCTCGGTGTTCAGCATTGTCTTGAGAGAGGCTAGGAATTTTGGCATAAGAGTGAGAGCTACTATAGATAGCAGCCCAGTAGGGCTCTTGTACCATCTAGCCTTTCCTCATGGTGCTGCTGCATGTTGTTTTAAGGAGTGAAGAGAGGAATTAAAGATTAGAACTTTGATAAGTTCAGGACATAACAGAGAGAATTATAATCCAACTTGATACTGGTgccagagagggaggggaagaccAAGACCAGAGGAGCCCTGACTATTCCCTTGAGCTTTCTGACTTCTTGACTCTACAGCCTACAGTGAAATATGAGACTCAGCCACGGTTTATCACAGCTACTGGAGGAACACTGCACATGTACCAGCTGGAAGGGCTGAATTGGCTACGTTTTTCATGGGCCCAGGGCACCGACACAATTCTGGCTGATGAGATGGGGCTGGGAAAGACCATTCAAACCATCGTCTTCCTCTACTCACTCTATAAGGAGGTGCTACATTCTAGGCCTCTAAGTGGGCAACTGGGCTAAGACCTAGTTTAgaatagggaagaggggtggaggATGGACTTACATAGCAGATAGCAGGTTGGGTTGTATACCCTGGAGCCTAGACTAATGTGCTCCCCACCCTTGACTCCTAGGGCCACACAAAAGGTCCCTTCCTGGTCAGTGCCCCACTTTCTACCATCATTAACTGGGAGCGGGAGTTCCAGATGTGGGCACCCAAGTTCTACGTGGTGACATACACGGGTGACAAGGACAGCCGGGCTATCATTCGTGAGAATGAGTTCTCTTTTGAGGACAATGCCATCAAAGGCGGCAAGAAAGCTTTTAAGATGAAGGTAAGCCCCTTTACCTCACATCTCTTATGACCCTCAGATCTGTCATTTCTATACCTCAACCAGTAATTTAGTTCCTGTATTctccatttgcatttctctatccTTTCTTCCACCTATTCTCATGCCTCTGACCCCCATGGATCTGTGTGCTGGACTGGTGGGTAAAAGTTTAGGGATCATATTCAGTGACCTCTGCTTGGGGTCCCAAGTTGGAGCACAGAATATCTGAGTAAAGAATGAGGGCTGGAGGTATAGGTGCATGGATATCAAGTGGCAGCTGAACATGCAGTGGTTGTGTTGGCAGAGGGAGGCACAGGTGAAATTCCACGTTCTCCTGACATCATATGAGCTGATCACCATTGATCAGGCAGCTCTTGGCTCCATCCGCTGGGCCTGTCTTGTGGTGGATGAAGCCCATCGACTCAAGAACAACCAGTCCAAGGTGAGTGAGAGTCCCAGACCTGAGAAATTTGAGACTGTGGATTCCAACTTGCCTTggtctttgaaaacaaaatgaaacaaataaaaaacaagttcTGGGAGGTAGAGTTCCTGGGAACTTCTCAGGGAAAGTCTTGCCTAGAGGAGGGAGAAGACTAAGGATTTGtcctctctgattttttttttcttttttctttttatgtcctCTGATTTTTGAGGGAAACAGGAGTTGGGGGAAGGGAACAGTCAATGTGGTGGATCAAACATTTGTCACTGATTAGCCTTTTCTCCTGCCTGTTTTTGCCccattttctagtttttcagGGTCCTCAATGGCTATAAGATAGATCACAAGTTGCTACTGACAGGAACCCCACTGCAGAATAATCTGGAGGAACTCTTTCATCTGCTAAACTTCCTCACCCCAGAGAGGTTTAAGTAAGTTGCTCACTAAGGGTAGTCTGCATAGAGAAAGCCACAGAGGCTCAGGAACTGGTAGAGAATGAATCTTGGATGGAGATTGGAGAATAAAGCCTGAGATTGGGGTCAAAGAATTTGACAGTTGTTCATTTCCTTATTTCCTCCTGTCTattagcaacttggaaggcttcctggaggagttCGCTGACATATCCAAAGAGGACCAGATTAAGAAACTGCATGATTTGCTGGGACCTCACATGTTGCGGAGGCTCAAAGCAGATGTCTTTAAGAACATGCCAGCCAAGACAGAACTCATCGTTCGAGTGGAGCTGAGCCCCATGCAGAAGTGAGACATAAAGCAGGCTACTGGGGGTTGGGGATTTGGTGGTAGCTTTCCAGGAGTTAATGACCAAATACAATATCATAATTGCTTCCTCTATATATCTCCTCTATGCCCCTGACCTGGTCTTTAGGAAATACTACAAATACATCCTGACTCGAAATTTTGAGGCCTTGAATTCACGAGGCGGTGGGAACCAAGTGTCACTGCTTAACATCATGATGGATCTTAAGAAGTGCTGCAATCACCCATACCTCTTTCCTGTGGCTGCTATGGTAGATACAAAGAGCAGGGAACTGATAAAATGGCTAATACTCTGAAAACCTGGGAGAGACCATATTGCATGAGGGTGGAACTAGACCAGAAGGCCAAAGAATTGATTCTTGAGGAGTAGGAATTTGAAAGGTGGGGTAGATTTGGGTTTCTGGCTTTCCAGGCACACTAAGGATAAGGAGGCATGTTTCCTGaccctttcttccttttgcttcctATTCAGGAGTCCCCAAAACTTCCCAGTGGGGCTTATGAGGGTGGAGCACTTATTAAATCATCAGGGAAGCTCATGTTACTGCAGAAGATGCTGCGGAAGCTGAAAGAACAAGGACACAGAGTGCTCATCTTCTCGCAGGTGACCCATCCCCTCTGTTCTGTTTCTGCTTTCTGTTCCTCCCTTCTAGCCAGACCTTAATTCTTGATGTCTTTTCTATGACTGCTATGGTGTGATGGATTAGGAGATTCTACCCATAAGAGTGCCTAGCACAGCTACTTCATTCCTGGCTTCTGGTCCATGTTCCTAAGGCTTTTGGAAGTTAGAGTCCAGCTCCTGTTTAGCTGGTTAGGGGCAGGGTGCGGTGGAGCCATCTGCCTCTAGGAGGCCTCTGGAACTAGTGCTATTTCCTAACCTTCTTGATAGGTGGGGTCAAGGAACAAAGACCTTTTAGAAGTCCTATGAAAGCTACACTTCTGCTCTCCAGAAAACTGCACATACAGTTATATCATTTTTGTACAGATTTTTAGAAATCTTATGAAccctgtgttttttttctttttttttggtaccagagattgaacccagggacattctaccactgagccacaccccagccctatttcgtattttatttagagacagggtctcattgagttgcttagcacctcactattgctgaggctggcttttaactcacaatcctcctgtctcagcctcctgagttgctgggattataggtgtgtgccaccacatccagctttaTGTACCCTTTTCTTAGGTCTCAGGGAACCTGTCTTAGTAGAAATGGTCTTTAATCAAGAGAATATGGCAAGAATGCAGAATAGTGAGCAGCTGGGAATAGGAGGAGGAAATACACTCGGTATGCTTAAGACAGGGCAGGAGTTCAGGTGTAAAGCTTGGGGTCAAATTTGAGTAAAGGGATAGTTTGAAGAGACTGGCCCATTCCACCGCCTTGGTATTTCAGACTCCTTCCTTTTCCCTTGCTGTAGATGACCAAAATGTTAGACTTGCTAGAAGACTTCTTAGACTACGAAGGCTACAAATATGAGCGCATTGATGGTGGTATCACTGGTGCCCTGAGGCAGGAAGCCATTGATCGATTCAATGGTAAGAGGGAGATCCCTTAGTTGCTGGTGGGTGTGTAAGGCCTGAGAAACCTGTGCCAGGTCCCTGGGACAAAAGGGGAGCTGGTACAGGGGGATATTGGACACTTAGGTTTTGAGTTGGAGTCATAGTCATTTGTAGTCAAGGAACATCTACAGCAGGTGGACAGAATACTGGGTACAGGAAAAACCTAGCCTCCTAATTCTCACCTCCTAGCTCCTGGGGCCCAACAGTTCTGCTTCCTCCTGTCTACCCGAGCTGGGGGCCTAGGCATCAATCTGGCGACTGCTGACACTGTTATCATCTTTGATTCTGACTGGAACCCCCACAATGACATCCAGGTGGGAACTTGCATCCTGGAGCCCCTGTGCCATTCAACAAGGAGATGT
This window of the Ictidomys tridecemlineatus isolate mIctTri1 chromosome 3, mIctTri1.hap1, whole genome shotgun sequence genome carries:
- the Chd3 gene encoding chromodomain-helicase-DNA-binding protein 3 isoform X4 gives rise to the protein MASPLRDEEEEEEEMVVSEEEEEEEEEGDEEEEEVEAADEDDEEEDDEGVLGRGPGHDRGRDRHSPPGCHLFPPPPPPPPLPPPPPPPPPDKDDIRLLPSALGVKKRKRGPKKQKENKPGKPRKRKKLDSEEEFGSERDEYREKSESGGSEYGTGPGRKRRRKHREKKEKKTKRRKKGEGDGGQKQVEQKSSATLLLTWGLEDVEHVFSEEDYHTLTNYKAFSQFMRPLIAKKNPKIPMSKMMTILGAKWREFSANNPFKGSAAAVAAAAAAAAAAVAEQVSAAVSSATPIAPSGPPALPPPPAADIQPPPIRRAKTKEGKGPGHKRRSKSPRVPDGRKKLRGKKMAPLKIKLGLLGGKRKKGGSSDEGPEPEAEESDLDSGSIHSASGRPDGPVRTKKLKRGRPGRKKKKVLGCPAVAGEEEVDGYETDHQDYCEVCQQGGEIILCDTCPRAYHLVCLDPELDRAPEGKWSCPHCEKEGVQWEAKEEDEEYEEEGEEEGEKEEEDDHMEYCRVCKDGGELLCCDACISSYHIHCLNPPLPDIPNGEWLCPRCTCPVLKGRVQKILHWRWGEPPVAVPAPQQADGNPDVPPPRPLQGRSEREFFVKWVGLSYWHCSWAKELQLEIFHLVMYRNYQRKNDMDEPPPLDYGSGEDDGKSDKRKVKDPHYAEMEEKYYRFGIKPEWMTVHRIINHSVDKKGNYHYLVKWRDLPYDQSTWEEDEMNIPEYEDHKQSYWRHRELIMGEDPAQPRKYKKKKKELQGDGPPNSPTNDPTVKYETQPRFITATGGTLHMYQLEGLNWLRFSWAQGTDTILADEMGLGKTIQTIVFLYSLYKEGHTKGPFLVSAPLSTIINWEREFQMWAPKFYVVTYTGDKDSRAIIRENEFSFEDNAIKGGKKAFKMKREAQVKFHVLLTSYELITIDQAALGSIRWACLVVDEAHRLKNNQSKFFRVLNGYKIDHKLLLTGTPLQNNLEELFHLLNFLTPERFNNLEGFLEEFADISKEDQIKKLHDLLGPHMLRRLKADVFKNMPAKTELIVRVELSPMQKKYYKYILTRNFEALNSRGGGNQVSLLNIMMDLKKCCNHPYLFPVAAMESPKLPSGAYEGGALIKSSGKLMLLQKMLRKLKEQGHRVLIFSQMTKMLDLLEDFLDYEGYKYERIDGGITGALRQEAIDRFNAPGAQQFCFLLSTRAGGLGINLATADTVIIFDSDWNPHNDIQAFSRAHRIGQANKVMIYRFVTRASVEERITQVAKRKMMLTHLVVRPGLGSKAGSMSKQELDDILKFGTEELFKDENEGENKEEDSSVIHYDNEAIARLLDRNQDATEDTDVQNMNEYLSSFKVAQYVVREEDKIEEIEREIIKQEENVDPDYWEKLLRHHYEQQQEDLARNLGKGKRVRKQVNYNDAAQEDQDNQSEYSVGSEEEDEDFDERPEGRRQSKRQLRNEKDKPLPPLLARVGGNIEVLGFNTRQRKAFLNAVMRWGMPPQDAFTTQWLVRDLRGKTEKEFKAYVSLFMRHLCEPGADGSETFADGVPREGLSRQQVLTRIGVMSLVKKKVQEFEHINGRWSMPELMPDPSADSKRSSRASSPTKTSPTTPEASATNSPCTSKPATPAPSEKGDGIRTPLDKEEAGNQEEKPEKNSKIGEKMETETDAPSPAPSLGERLEPRKIPLEDEVPVPGEMEPEPGYRGDRDKSATESTPGERGEEKPLDGQEHRERPEGETGDLGKRAEDIKGDRELRPGPHEPRSNGRREEKVEKPRFMFNIADGGFTELHTLWQNEERAAISSGKLNEIWHRRHDYWLLAGIVLHGYARWQDIQNDAQFAIINEPFKTEANKGNFLEMKNKFLARRFKLLEQALVIEEQLRRAAYLNLSQEPAHPAMALHARFAEAECLAESHQHLSKESLAGNKPANAVLHKGKGRGGPARGRAHNAASEPAGGVAERHEGGCDPPASHAVPNTPHRSPPSDVRAQHPQPAGQQGHGASPHTGLPPGSLRHTSGVRGGLQRRTRRGPGCRRRQLQPDACRVLHHSRHQRPSSAGEEGEGNGGGTGVRRAGSEGAQSRGGDLYRRLTGSQACPSPRPRPRGRPPAQALGPAASSPSSPPLGPPLG